The sequence TTCCAAACCCCAAACCATTTCATAATGTGGATTAATATCGTTCGAGAGACCGTCAAGTACATCGGCTCTAAATTCTAAATTCGGTATTTAgtattcaaatacaaaacatgtaaCAATGTGTGCTGGcttacaataaaaattaaataaaaaacagAAACAAAATGAGAAATTATAAATTTGTAGAATTTCACTCTGACAAACGATTGAAAATGCACTAATGTAATTGAGAATGAACACaacttgttgttttgaaagtaACACTAGTTAATTCTAATGCAAAATGTACATGTCGGTTTGAGAGGAAattgttattttgaaaagttagtactTGTCAAAGCTCTTGCAGAGATAACATTTTCTTAATAGTAAATTTAACAGTcgtatactttctactgaaaatcactaactaattttcttaattttaccaacgtttctttggtttttaccaacgattttttttgtgtgtgtatCGTTCGATAATCGTGGGATGCTCCGTTATAAGGGTTATGCACCAGTGGGAAAGAAGCTGGTATATCGAGGGGAGTTTATTCGCCGTCCGCGTTGCTCTATGCTAAGTTTCTTAGGATACGATGGAGTGCTTGAAACATATTCGACAGAAGGAACATTCACCAGAGATAAATTTTTCAGTAATGTCCGCGCTTTTGCAACCTCAGGGGTGGTGTTCCGCAACCCAGGGAAATACTCCGTTTGGATTTTAGACGGAGCGCGAATTCATTGCCATAAATCGATTGTAGAATACCTCCGATCGTTGGGAATAATAGTGGTGTTTCTACCCGCATATGCTCCGTTCTATAATCCCATTGAGTTTTTATTTGGgtatttaaaacaatatttaaaacgAGTATACGTTGAAAATAGTAGAAAAGATCTTACCGTTGTGATCGCAGACGCTCTTCGACATTTCAAAAATTATGATTGCTCTAGAATCTTTGCAAAATGTGGATATTTACCTGGGGACAATTTGATCCAAGTCTGGGTCTTGGCCAAGATATGAAGCAATTCGGattcaaaatatgatcagatcaataaaacttttttgtgtttatattagggggattcacttaacggcgtaggttgctgtgtatctgtttatggaaatgtttcataggcgatttgaaatatgtcccttgtgattgagtgtgaaacatttctataatcagatacgcagcgacctacgccgttaagtgtaTACCCCTATTGTGTTTTTATTAAACCAAAAATGTGTTCGGTTGAATTCAGAAGTCCATTTTTAGCTAAATTCATCATGATCCACATCCAAGCAATCAGTGACATTCCGAGCCAACTCAACCGAGAACTTGTTTTCTTTCACTGCCACAGTATTTCTCATTGCTTGCAGCATCTCATCATACTCCTTCTGTTTCGTCTCAAGCATCGAAATTCTTTCCCCAATCGTTCTGACCACATTACCAAGTTGTTGGTAATCATTTTTCAACTCCCGAAGTATGTTACTGTAAGCACCGTTGACTGTGTTAGCCACTTGCAAATCGAGTCTAGCTTTCTCCAGGATAGTGTCACTATGGACAGGAACACTGCTAAAAAGGTTTATAAGATGCTCAGGTGGGGCTTGATTCATTAAATCATCTCGTTGATCAAACGTTTTGCTAGAAATCCAACTAGCCCAGCAGCCCCAGTTTACATCATCGCCAGATAAATATTTCCCGTTAATCCTTTTAAGCTGCTCCTTTAGTTGGTTGATTGAAGCAACCGATTCCGCCCCAGATCGATCTTTCTCAAGAGGACGAAGGAGCTGAGCTTCGACTTGGTGCCATCGCTCTAATGAAGTTATGCTATCTGAGTACTTGTAAACAATAACCGACACTTCCTTCGATAACCAATTAACTAGGTTGGCGCTGTTAACTTTTGATGGCGAAATATtccttttattaattttatcttGAAACACGAGGAATCTGTCGCAATCATCAAAACCAGGGAT comes from Armigeres subalbatus isolate Guangzhou_Male chromosome 2, GZ_Asu_2, whole genome shotgun sequence and encodes:
- the LOC134209102 gene encoding uncharacterized protein LOC134209102, with product MDFPEDLDHVFEEYLEDDSEGIFDYANLDVNYDIESLKDIDDPLQDPMGDEDVPSTSKAKSSKKIKRSCDLATRIENSYSSIGGKKFRLRADVFLKKFKNQKSYEKCGAINVDGDTVNEILTMVWSCCSKFTHRAVWFTESADSRPEASWEDVIPGFDDCDRFLVFQDKINKRNISPSKVNSANLVNWLSKEVSVIVYKYSDSITSLERWHQVEAQLLRPLEKDRSGAESVASINQLKEQLKRINGKYLSGDDVNWGCWASWISSKTFDQRDDLMNQAPPEHLINLFSSVPVHSDTILEKARLDLQVANTVNGAYSNILRELKNDYQQLGNVVRTIGERISMLETKQKEYDEMLQAMRNTVAVKENKFSVELARNVTDCLDVDHDEFS